In a single window of the Papaver somniferum cultivar HN1 chromosome 8, ASM357369v1, whole genome shotgun sequence genome:
- the LOC113304122 gene encoding probable zinc metallopeptidase EGY3, chloroplastic — protein sequence MAYGTRQKPFDKEKGQRTSIAKVTLHCQRKSFSLFSKPIPRNDLKFSVEPAAYDEPSSSSSSSVETISERPNTEEPAEKIESFVQVTETQNDDFDEETSKQQESDWKTDEDFKKFMGNPSIEAAIKLEKKRAERKLKELNTETNSSNPVVGFFNRAAIESLKREKERLEKVEEAFKALDLNKLKSCFGFDTFFATDVRRFGDGGIFIGNLRKPIEEVMPKLEKKLSEAAGKEVVLWFMEEKSNDIKKQVCMVQPKAEIDLQFESTKLSTPWGYVSAILLCVTTFGTIALMSGFFLKPDATFDDYISDVVPLFGGFLTILGVSEICTRITAARYGVKLSPSFLVPSNWTGCLGVINNYESLLPNKKALFDIPVARTASAYLTSLALTLIAFVSDGSFNGGENALFIRPQFFYNNPLLSFIQYVIGPYSDDLGNVLPNAVEGVGVPVDPLAFAGLLGMVVTSLNLLPCGRLEGGRIAQALFGRNVATLLSIGTSLLLGIGGLSGSVLCLAWGLFATFFRGGEELPARDEITPPGDDRYNWGFVLAVICFLTLFPNGGGTFSSSFLSQPFFRGDL from the exons ATGGCATATGGTACTAGGCAGAAACCTTTTGACAAGGAAAAAGGCCAGAGAACAAGTATAGCGA AGGTAACGCTACACTGTCAGAGGAAATCATTTTCTCTCTTCTCCAAGCCGATTCCAAGAAATGATCTCAAATTCTCTGTCGAGCCGGCGGCGTATGATgaaccctcttcttcatcatcatcctctgTTGAAACAATTTCCGAGAGACCCAATACAGAGGAGCCCGCAGAAAAGATTGAGTCTTTCGTACAAGTGACTGAAACCcaaaatgatgattttgatgaagagaCAAGTAAACAACAGGAATCGGATTGGAAAACTGATGAGGATTTTAAGAAATTTATGGGTAATCCTTCAATTGAAGCTGCTATAAAGCTTGAAAAGAAGAGAGCTGAAAGAAAACTCAAGGAGTTAAATACTGAAACAAACAGCAGTAACCCAGTTGTTGGATTTTTTAATAGAGCTGCAATTGAAagtttgaaaagagaaaaagaaagattgGAGAAAGTTGAAGAAGCTTTTAAGGCTCTTGATCTTAACAAG TTAAAGAGCTGTTTTGGGTTCGATACATTCTTTGCAACTGATGTTCGGAGGTTTGGAGACGGTGGGATTTTTATCGGTAACTTGAGGAAACCAATTGAAGAAGTCATGCCCAAATTGGAGAAAAAGCTATCTGAAGCAGCTGGCAAAGAAGTTGTattatggttcatggaggaaaaATCAAATGACATAAAAAAGCAG GTTTGTATGGTACAACCAAAAGCAGAAATAGACCTTCAGTTTGAATCCACAAAGTTAAGTACGCCTTGGGGTTATGTCAGTGCAATACTATTATGTGTCACAACTTTCGGGACAATAGCTTTGATGAGTGGGTTTTTCCTTAAACCTGATGCTACTTTTGATGACTATATATCCGATGTTGTGCCTCTCTTTGGTGGGTTCCTTACCATCTTGGGAGTTTCTGAG ATTTGCACAAGGATTACTGCAGCTAGGTATGGTGTTAAACTGAGCCCGTCATTTCTTGTTCCCTCGAATTGGACTGGATGCTTAGGGGTGATAAATAACTATGAGTCACTCCTCCCTAATAAGAAGGCTCTTTTTGATATTCCTGTGGCGCGGACAGCTAGTGCATATTTGACTTCATTAGCCCTCACACTCATTGCTTTTGTCAGTGATGGCAGCTTCAATGGTGGTGAAAATGCTTT GTTCATAAGGCCCCAATTCTTTTATAACAACCCATTGCTTTCTTTCATTCAATACGTGATAGGACCTTACTCAGATGATCTAGGAAATGTATTGCCTAATGCAGTTGAAGGGGTGGGTGTGCCTGTTGATCCCCTTGCTTTTGCTGGGCTATTAG GAATGGTAGTGACTTCTTTGAACCTTTTACCATGTGGAAGACTTGAAGGAGGTCGGATTGCTCAAGCTCTTTTTGGAAGGAACGTTGCGACACTACTATCTATTGGCACTTCATTACTGTTAGGAATTGGTGGTCTAAGTGGCAGTGTCCTCTGCTTGGCATGGGGTTTATTTGCGACATTCTTCAGAGGTGGAGAAGAATTACCTGCTAGGGACGAGATTACTCCTCCGGGAGATGACAGATATAATTGGGGTTTTGTTTTGGCAGTAATCTGCTTCCTCACACTTTTCCCAAATGGTGGAGGTACATTCTCAAGCTCATTTCTTAGTCAGCCATTCTTCAGGGGAGATCTGTAA
- the LOC113304199 gene encoding heavy metal-associated isoprenylated plant protein 39-like encodes MQKIIVSLDLHDDRCKQKAMKSVSGLSGVDSLSIDMKDKKLTVIGDVDVTLIVSKLRRHCHTSIVSVGPAKEAEKKKEEPKKEATNQIVDLAYAYRHYNPHMTTYYQSVEENPNACVIC; translated from the coding sequence ATGCAGAAGATTATAGTTTCCCTGGATTTACACGACGACAGATGCAAACAGAAAGCCATGAAATCAGTTTCTGGACTTTCAGGAGTTGATTCATTATCGATAGACATGAAAGACAAGAAATTAACAGTAATTGGAGATGTTGATGTAACCCTAATTGTGAGCAAACTAAGAAGACATTGTCATACATCAATAGTTTCAGTTGGGCCAGCTAAagaagcagagaagaagaaggaagaaccgAAGAAAGAGGCTACCAATCAAATAGTTGATCTTGCTTATGCTTATAGACACTACAATCCTCATATGACTACATATTACCAGAGTGTTGAAGAAAATCCTAATGCTTGTGTAAtttgttaa